The genomic DNA tcttaatattcattcataaCCAAATTCGGTACTAGTACCATTTTTACCCGTACCCGTACCATACCGAAAGCAGCGAATACCGAAATCAATAAAACAGGGTACCATACATGTACCGTATAGTTAAAATCAGCATAGGTACGAGTACAAGTACAAATATTTAGGAAAAAAATCTCATCCCTATTAGTCGCCATGTGGCGGTTTCCCACATGGCCACTTGGAAACCGCTAACTTTCCTTTTTTCTTCTTCCAAATTCACCTTGTCGTTTGGGTGCAAGGGAGTAAAGCCCGAGCTCAAATTGGCTCAAGCTTGTTTAACTTATGAGAACTCAAACTTGTCTCGGTTTGAAATTTGGTTTCAAAGCTCGAGCTTAGCTCGTGGGTAGTTTTTCGAGCTCGGGCTTGGGCCGCTtagctcgtttattatctattaattaatttttattagttataatttatatttttttctaaatttatATATAACATCATACACATATTTAGTTTGAtcataattttataaataatcattgttattatataaataaatacataatacatgtttaggctcgcgagctgtCTCGAGCTCGCTTGCAAAACTAACTTATTAATAAACTCTAGCTTGGGCTCCAGCTTGTTAAAATTTGACTTGTTTCGAGTTTTTTTAGCTGACCTCAAATAGCTCGACTCATTTACACCCTTAGTTTGTAGgtatatatttataaaattatgaTCAATGTTAGTTGATGCTGCCCTTTAGTAACATACATGAAATGCCGCTCcaagaaaaaaaataacaaaatgtaAGAACTCAAACAAGTGAACTCATTTTAAAAGACTAGTCTGGTGGTTAAAGGAACTTTTTTGGTCTGTAAACCCCATATCTATTGACCATACAAGGTTGATGATAAGCCACATATCTTGTAATGGTTTCATTCGTAAcgagtatatttttttttttggaaggaGACTTTCTCTGTACAAGACCGAATTGGTCTCCGGGGTCATGTCAATTTTAATTAAACAATAGAATAGAATGATCCTTAAAAAACTAGAAAAACATTCTGACAACTTATCATAAAATACAAGGACCAAATGTGAATAATTGTATATTTGAATTTTGAACCCTAACTCCATTCCGGTTTATGCTTCTGCTCGTCGACGCTGGTGGCTGGTTCGTTGGGTGCTGCTTCTGGGTCGGTATACTTATTAAATAACATTTGCAATTTTTCTGAAAGATTAATTAGCTTTCTTCTTTTGTTTTTAATCTAATCTGTTTAACCTTTGAATGAATCATGAGGATTCACATTATTACGATATATATCAATCCTGTTTTACATATTATTTGTTACATTTGGTTGGTTCAAGGGGCAATGTGATTAGAATTAATTAGAAACAAAGCACTAGAAATTTAATACGTTTGCATTGTCCTCAGTGGCGAAGCTTTACCCGAAAatatatatacccaaaaatttctatagaaccaggggtcggaaacgtatatacccaaaaatttctatacgaaaactacatgtataacacactactgagcgaaaagttcgggggtcggaCGCCCCCGGCCCCTTGTATACTTCGCCCCTGGTCATACAACTCAAAGTTTAAAATGTAGTCTTCTTGGTTCTGATTTTGGTTATACATTGGGAGATTTTAGGGTTATTATAACTTTTAAATCATTGGGAAATTTTGATTATACATTGGGAGATTTTGGTTATACACTGGGAGATTTTAGGGCTTCTTTTGTGTGTGTATTAAAGAGAGTAGCTATTTTTGCAGGCAACAAGAATATCTGAAGATGGATAAACTCAGCAAGCTTCCTTCGGGCATAATAGAGAGCACCTTATGTCTGCTACCGATTcaagaggcagcaaggacaagCATCCTCTCTAAGGAATGGAGGTACCATTGGACCAAAATCCCTAAACTTGTGTTTATTGAGGAGGATGCATTTGAAGTATCGACTGATGGGGCTGAGTTGTCCGTTTTAGAGCAGACGTTTGACAGACCAAGTGAGAGGAAAATGATGACCAACAGGTGTAAACTTTTCTATGCTATATACCAAGTTCTATTAGTGCACGAGGGCCCAATCAATGAGTTCACCCTTTGCATGCCTGTAGATGGCTCATGTGTTGAGATTGACCATATAATACGCCATTTGTCAAAGAAAAAAACTGTCAAGATATTAAAACTCGACTTTAATGGGAGCTATAGGCTACCCTTATCACTCTTCTCGTTCCATCAGTTAACAGAATTGTATCTCAATGGTTGTGTTCTTGACCATCAACCATCGTCTATTGGATTTGGTAGCCTTACAACCTTAAACATGCAAGAAATATGGACATGTGATAAAACGCTTTTGCGTCTTTTATCGAGCTGTCCATTACTTAAGAGGTTGACTATCGTAAGTTCATAATAAATTTGAATGCCAGTTCTCATGTTCTTTCACAAATTAGCTGAATatcgtatttgtatttgtatttttttattgttgTAGAATAGTGATGGTGGAACTATTGATGAAAGTGGAGATTTGACCATGGCCGATCTCTTCGAGTGTTTACGGGGCATTTAATATCTGACTGTTTGGTGTTTCATCTTTTTGGTAATTCTATTGCTTAATTATACCTTTGTCTTTTAAttttgagtaaattacgattttggcccctttgattatatcacttttacccttttagcccaaaaaagaatttttttaacatctgagcctccaacgtcttttttttctccaacccttttggcccctaacatttaatggataggtttagtgttaggggccaaaagggttagaaaaaaagacgttgggggctcagatgttaaaaactTCTTTTTTggactaaaagggtaaaagtgatataaccacaggggccaaaatcgtaatttactctttaatttttttaactattACTAATCTTTATTTTGTCTATGCTTTAAGTCTTTTCTTCCATTTCCGAGAAAGCTTCCAACAACATTGGTCCACTTGAAATACTTGTGTATGGAATGCGTATGCTTTTGTCACATATATGCGTTAcctatttttgtttttttgatTAGAAGCTCCCCAAACCTCGAAAAACTTAAGCTAGTGGTAAATAGCAAAAATCTATGTTGTATTCATTctacttgtttttatttttatgtcaAAAACAactcacacaatacacttcatgtaggttactgttggtgcacttgtgtctgtactttgtctgtattcggtcacgatgtaaacgatgtccttgttggttctgtaagttgaccaagtcaaccgtcctcctggtttgacttggcaaCAGTTAGTAAATTTTATGTAAGGTGTCTGactcgaaggatgagtgatcgaaggataatgtagatccttcgatcacctcgaaagatatgcttcgattgatagacctcgaaagatcatccttcgaggtccttgctgatccttcggGCCAGACATgttgggctgggtataaatacccatgcagtgtgttgagaacagatagatgcacacagacagaaagatagaatTCTTGaaagcattctgtccgaaacacacacacacactttgagagtttgcaatacAGATTTGTAAActttgagcttgtaaccgaacccttcattcgtattaatacaagtagtgttaatcggtgaaccttgtgtgtttgtgtttgtgcttgtttcatcccggtttgcttgctagcttggattccgcactcgctagtgggttagtataacaaggtttaggttcgtcttcctccgacaagggacctacaagtggtatcagagcttggctctttaccttgtttaaaaccgggtttgttcaagttttggtgtgtttggacatttggtttagcacccgtttttggtggttttcttgtaCTTTTAAACggaaaaacggtttctaaaccttcgggagtgttcaaggttgggttgggtaacttgaaaacttgtttttaagtgactttgtgTTTTCCGGGGAAAATTCCGGTTAaacttccggtgactggttttagGATAAGGTTATCCTTTTTGGGCAAccttttcaaagttggtgggaaagttaGGCCTGCACAtccctttctgccgaaagttgacttaccaacccatcaccttttcaccaacctttcacatcgtGTCAGAAGgtctcgaaagatatccttcgacatcgaaagaccatctttcgatcaaggaaggctcgaaagattatcatccttcgacccatccttcgaagtctgaaacatatctttcgataaaggaatctattcgaaagacaggtgtccgaaagataaggatataactcgaaagataaggatctttcaaaggggaatccttcgagttcttgaatctttcgaaatcattgtttgagattcaacagtaatctttcgagtactgttgatccttcgaacaagagtTGATCTTTCGAAGTgtggtctgtttattgttaacaagtttctgtgatttcagatctttcgaacaggatccttcggctgtgtgatctttcggaataTTCACTTAGCttttattttgcttatcaatcatgaatccgaattggtggaatccggctccagatagtggtaaatatacaagttctggtgtcactccctcatggtggggtacaccggcgccagacagtggaaaatacacgtctacaagtctatcgccttcatgggccgagtctccggtatcgacatcttctcagggaaatcaatgggcattggtatcgaatcaaactccgagtatccaaagtatcttactgagcgaaagcgaaacaggaagtttgaatcgacctccaaagctgatgcatttaaacgagtatccgggttgggctgatagattccgtacatatgttctgggtcaaaatacagagctgtggatacgtttcaccacagactTTGATCAAGCTATCGAGGTCGTTGCTTCAACAACTGCTAgttttgccgatcttccagaggatcagaagaaaatatatgatctggagaagaaagcctacgccattctcactcaggcgttaagcaaagacatctatcatcagtttgtcagcttcaagactacgaagaaattgtgggacggtttgaaaaccagaggagtagggaatgaagcaacacgtcaattgcgtcatgatctgctcaagaaagaattcgactgtttcacatgtttagataaggagtctttgggagacatgacaagtcggttttatcatttgcttactgagctgAATAATTTCGGTGTGAcgacaactcaagcagaagtggtgaaaaagtttgctgatgctttgcctccccaatggagtagtttcttggaaatcctgaagtataacggagtgttgaaaactacaaatatcaacgacttcgtgcagcttctggaaaacaaggatcaggaggaaacattaaaggcgaagagagttccattgccacaaaatccagaaatgtattgtGGAACTTCCAATACTTCGTCTACAAGAACAGGTCCACATGCTCCTCTGCAAACGGCTTTTGTCACAAGTACAGATATGTACggcaatccggtgcaagttcctgttaagccacctcccaccacagacatgtatggaaatccaatacagccacctcctcctcctcctcctgctcaaacacaacgtgcatgttatggaggaacatcatctgctggtcaacaatcaaagccaagtacagtacagctcgacacttcaagcttttccaAAGttagtgtagaagtagctaaggaacacatggagctgcttaacactgtagtgagcgcgtactgtgggttgatagaaggtcagattggcaatattaatctgacac from Helianthus annuus cultivar XRQ/B chromosome 7, HanXRQr2.0-SUNRISE, whole genome shotgun sequence includes the following:
- the LOC118480539 gene encoding F-box/FBD/LRR-repeat protein At1g13570-like, which produces MDKLSKLPSGIIESTLCLLPIQEAARTSILSKEWRYHWTKIPKLVFIEEDAFEVSTDGAELSVLEQTFDRPSERKMMTNRCKLFYAIYQVLLVHEGPINEFTLCMPVDGSCVEIDHIIRHLSKKKTVKILKLDFNGSYRLPLSLFSFHQLTELYLNGCVLDHQPSSIGFGSLTTLNMQEIWTCDKTLLRLLSSCPLLKRLTINSDGGTIDESGDLTMADLFECLRGI